The following is a genomic window from Anopheles aquasalis chromosome 3, idAnoAquaMG_Q_19, whole genome shotgun sequence.
ATTCGCGTGTACGAGTGCTGCAGAACGAAACATGCTCCAAGtgatggaaaagtgaaaaacggtGTTTACATTCCCACTCACCACAATTGCCCACGACCACGCCGCCATTCGTTGGCCTGGCCCTGTCTCTTACACGATTGCTGACATTGACACCGAAAACAATACccagatagggagagagagagagagaataagagAGGGTAGAGGGGGTCGGTGCGATTAAGATGCACTCTCAGACCACACCGCATCCCACATTAACCTTGCAAGCGTGCTCCGGGCGGTACTCGGGCATCGCATCTCTTGCAACGTCTTGGGATGAAGaggaaccgcaccgcaccgccgtTTGCCAATCATTATCGCTGGCGGACAGTGGAATTGAAATGGTTAGCGGTTTAATCACTCGCTCCTGATGTCTTACTTCATTCTCGCCGCGCCAATCAGCCAAACGCGTAGCAAGTGGATCGTGGCCATCCTTTCACTGTGTGTGACAATCTCAAGAATTTCTTAGATCGATGGTCCCGAACGGAGAATGAGCTGAAATGATCATGAACTTTCACGCATGCATTCCACCGGGGGCCGAGGTGACCTAATTTCCTGCTGAAACGGATGCCGCCTCTATACGCCTGGCAATGACTGATTGGCCTTGCTCGCTGGTAATGTAGCGTAATCGAAGTAATGAACTGCAAAACTGATACAAAGTAATCTTTTAcaaaggaaattaaaatacAAATTAATAACACAGAAGCATAAAGATCGTtacatttttatatttatgaAAGGTTTTCTGATAGGCGATAGGTTTTCAATGTCAAACTACGTTTCACAAAATAGAAATACAACCAATCTGACGAACGAAAAATTGAGAACCGAAAAGGATTTAAGTTACTTTTGTGTAACAAACCTTTACTTAGGTAGTTCTATGTTGCAGCTACTTAATTTCGTTTTCTGCAAGCCAGAATCTTGCATTAATATAGATTAAAACGTTTGATGGTCAAATAAATAGCTTTACTGATCGAATCATTTACAATTCGCTTTACTCTGCTCTATGTTTCAAgtgacaaataaataaatgaccaaaaaaaaacatgtttcgtGATTAGTAATGGCGAAGTATGCACCGCTAACTAATACGCCCTAATAATCGCGAGAATAACACAACAGCCGCAAGACCCGTTTACATCACTTCCAGCGACCAACAGTAGCACTGCGAAGAAGCTCTTTCTACAAACCTTCACTAGCACACAAGCACGCCCGCGCTCCCTATCTCTCCCTCATTCTCTTCTCACTTTACTCAGCGCAAAATGACTAGACTGGGTTCGCCGAGGTGATCGCCGCAGGATCTACTATCCTACTTCACTATCCTAGCCTATCGTACATTAGAAGCACATAATTAGCACATTAGCCGTTTGCTACCTTGCAACCCAACAAGTGAGgtcagccgagccgagccgaacCGAGGCCTCACCACGGGGTTCACGGAATGACCGGAACGACCAGTTTGAGGGGAATGCCGGAATgacgccgtcgccaccggAAAACACTACAGCTTCACCGTACCGAACATGGCGAACGGGTTCTCCAGCTGGCTCTCGGAGAGCGTCTGGCTGCCGGATCCCTGCAACGAGTGCCGGATACCGTACGAGAAGTATATGATGAAACCggccaccaaccacaccaTAAACCGCACCCAGGTCGCCAGATCCAGCTGGAACATGAGGTAAACGTTGACGAGAATGCTGAGCAGCGGCAGAAACGGCACGCACGGTACACGGAACGTTAGCTGCCGCTCTTCCGTCGGTTGACAGGAGATGATGAGCATCAGGAGGAGTGCCACGATGATCATCGCTATCAGCAGCGTGCAGATGAGGGGATGGTATTGACTAAGATAGTCCTGCCCATGTGCCAGTATGGCGCTAATGCCACAAATGATGATGGCTACAATcacagaccgagagagagagagagagagagtgaacgatTAGAATCGATTAGAATCGATTAGAACCTTGGCACACGCATCACACTACTTACCATAGATCAGTACTGCCACTTTGACAATATTCGACGAAAGGCTGCTCGGCACCGTGAGACAATTAAGATTGAACAGCTGCCTGGCCACGGCCGAGGATTTCgtttgtgtgctggtgatAAAGTTCGTATTCTGCTCGTAACGCAACACCAGCACGCTCACGGCCACGATCGTATACGCCAGCAGGGTCCCTATTGACATCATGTCGATAAGCTGGTGTAGATCGAACAGCAGTGCCATTGTGCCGGAAAGCACTCCGGACAAAACCGTAGCCAGCAGCGGTGTCTTCGTCTTCGGATTGACCGTTCGCAGTTGCTTGAACAGCAGCCCATCGGAGGACATGGCGTAGAGGACGCGCGGTAACGGAAACATGGCACCGAGTGAGTTAGTGCAGAGCGAAAAGATGGcaccgatcgaaacgatccACTTGATCTCCTGCCAGCCGAGATAGTCGAACAGCCGGGGGAATGGTGCGACCGGATCCTGCATAAAGTAGGGTAGTGCCATCGTCAGCACCGTCGCGACACCGAAGTAGGACAGAAAGATGATCAGCAGcgaggtgatgatggcgagcgGAATGTTCCGCGAGGGATTCTGCGCTTCCTCCCCGGTGGTAGCGATACAATCGAACCCGACGTACCCGTAGAAACACTTGGCCGCACCGGCCATCACACCGGCAATGCCGTACGGGAGGAATCCGCCAGCGCCAACGTCCAGCCCGGCCGGTATGCTTGGATCGTTCGGTCGGATGGCCCAGTTGGCCGGATCCGCCTTAATGCCAACTGACACTAGCacgaccacgatcacgatcaggtTAACGCCGGTGAACAGATTGTTGAGTAGCGTCGATTCCTTCACACCGTACGCTAGCAAGGCCGTCACGATCATGACCACGAGGAAGGAGAACACATCCGGATACTCGGCCAAGAAGCTCACCTTTATCTCGATCACCTCTTTCAGTGCATTCCCCATGCGATGATCGATGAGCGCGTCGATGTATCCGCTCAAACCACGCGCAACGCTCGCAGTGCCTGCGGAGAAATCAATCACAACATCGATCG
Proteins encoded in this region:
- the LOC126575188 gene encoding cationic amino acid transporter 2-like codes for the protein MNRMESFWKAVSRKKPNDDDGSHSKLARVLTLLDLTGLGVGSTLGLGAYVLAGSVAYEQAGPGVVISFVIAALAAAIAGLCYAEFASRVPKAGSAYIYTYITIGEFAAFTIGWNLMLEYIIGTASVARGLSGYIDALIDHRMGNALKEVIEIKVSFLAEYPDVFSFLVVMIVTALLAYGVKESTLLNNLFTGVNLIVIVVVLVSVGIKADPANWAIRPNDPSIPAGLDVGAGGFLPYGIAGVMAGAAKCFYGYVGFDCIATTGEEAQNPSRNIPLAIITSLLIIFLSYFGVATVLTMALPYFMQDPVAPFPRLFDYLGWQEIKWIVSIGAIFSLCTNSLGAMFPLPRVLYAMSSDGLLFKQLRTVNPKTKTPLLATVLSGVLSGTMALLFDLHQLIDMMSIGTLLAYTIVAVSVLVLRYEQNTNFITSTQTKSSAVARQLFNLNCLTVPSSLSSNIVKVAVLIYAIIICGISAILAHGQDYLSQYHPLICTLLIAMIIVALLLMLIISCQPTEERQLTFRVPCVPFLPLLSILVNVYLMFQLDLATWVRFMVWLVAGFIIYFSYGIRHSLQGSGSQTLSESQLENPFAMFGTVKL